In one Pseudarthrobacter oxydans genomic region, the following are encoded:
- a CDS encoding NAD-dependent succinate-semialdehyde dehydrogenase encodes MSIQAAASRTSQKALDAVAKVSTNLYIDGEWAEAASGARFNVINPATEEVIASVADGGPEDARRAIETAGRAQKQWAKTAPRERSEILRRAFDLIMARQDELALIMTTEMGKPFAEAKGEVAYAAEFFRWFSEEAVRIGGDLTTTGDGKNRILVSKEPVGPCVLVTPWNFPLAMGTRKIGPAIAAGCTMVFKPANLTPLSSLALADILIEAGLPKGVLNVVTTTNASDVVTPWMESGIARKVSFTGSTGVGIRLLEQAAKNVMRSSMELGGNAPLIVFEDADLDRAVEGAFAAKMRNMGEACTAANRIFVQRSVAADFSARLAKRLGDLKVGDGAVEGTDVGPLVEEKALNKVQELVDDAVSKGATVVCGGSRPEGNGYFYSPTVLSDVSSDAALMSEEIFGPVAPVIPFDTEEEVVRLANDTPWGLASYVFTQDLDRAFRVGDELEVGMVGLNTGIVSNPAAPFGGIKASGLGREGGKVGLDEFLEIKYMAIPRV; translated from the coding sequence ATGAGCATCCAGGCAGCCGCCTCCCGGACCTCGCAAAAGGCGCTCGACGCCGTCGCCAAGGTCAGCACGAACCTCTACATTGACGGAGAATGGGCCGAAGCAGCTTCCGGTGCCCGGTTCAATGTCATCAATCCCGCTACCGAGGAAGTCATCGCCAGTGTCGCTGACGGGGGCCCCGAAGACGCACGCCGTGCCATTGAAACCGCCGGACGTGCACAGAAACAGTGGGCCAAAACCGCGCCCCGGGAGCGCAGCGAGATCCTGCGCCGTGCCTTCGACCTGATCATGGCCCGCCAGGACGAACTTGCTTTAATCATGACCACGGAAATGGGCAAGCCCTTTGCTGAGGCCAAAGGCGAGGTGGCCTACGCCGCTGAGTTCTTCCGCTGGTTTTCAGAGGAAGCTGTCCGTATCGGCGGAGATCTGACCACCACCGGCGACGGCAAGAACCGTATCCTCGTCTCGAAGGAACCCGTCGGACCTTGCGTCTTGGTGACGCCATGGAACTTCCCGTTGGCTATGGGCACCCGAAAGATCGGCCCCGCAATCGCCGCGGGCTGCACCATGGTCTTCAAACCGGCCAACCTCACGCCGCTGTCATCGCTGGCGCTGGCGGACATCCTGATAGAGGCCGGCCTGCCCAAGGGCGTGCTGAACGTGGTAACCACCACTAATGCCTCTGACGTGGTGACACCATGGATGGAAAGCGGCATTGCCCGCAAGGTCAGCTTCACCGGATCCACCGGCGTGGGCATTCGTCTTCTGGAACAGGCTGCCAAAAACGTCATGCGCTCCTCAATGGAACTGGGCGGGAACGCACCCCTCATCGTGTTTGAAGACGCCGACCTGGACCGCGCGGTGGAAGGTGCGTTCGCTGCCAAGATGCGGAACATGGGTGAGGCTTGCACCGCCGCCAACCGGATCTTTGTCCAGCGCTCCGTTGCAGCCGACTTCTCCGCCCGCCTCGCCAAGCGCCTGGGGGATCTGAAGGTGGGCGACGGCGCAGTGGAAGGCACGGACGTCGGACCCCTGGTTGAGGAGAAGGCGCTGAACAAGGTCCAGGAGCTGGTCGATGATGCCGTTTCCAAGGGCGCCACCGTGGTCTGCGGCGGTTCCCGTCCCGAGGGCAACGGCTACTTCTACTCCCCCACAGTGCTGTCCGATGTCAGTTCCGACGCGGCTCTGATGAGCGAAGAAATCTTCGGCCCGGTGGCTCCGGTCATCCCCTTCGACACGGAAGAGGAAGTGGTCCGGCTGGCCAACGACACCCCGTGGGGCCTTGCCAGCTACGTATTCACCCAAGACCTGGACCGCGCCTTCCGCGTCGGCGATGAACTTGAGGTGGGCATGGTGGGTCTGAACACCGGTATCGTGTCCAACCCGGCAGCTCCGTTCGGCGGTATTAAGGCCTCCGGCCTGGGCCGCGAAGGCGGCAAGGTCGGCCTGGATGAGTTCCTGGAGATCAAATACATGGCCATCCCGCGCGTCTGA